In Salvelinus sp. IW2-2015 linkage group LG21, ASM291031v2, whole genome shotgun sequence, the genomic window GGCACTTTCCCAACTGGTAGGCTACCGTACAGGGAGAAACTGAATCATGTTTAAAAGGTCTATTACTAACAGCAAAACAtagttataaatatatatatgatcTGCAGAAAAATAGATAAACAAACTGCTAAAAATATAAATTGAATGGCAGAAAttaagatgagaaagagagagagcgcaagagaggacgagagagaggccTACATTTTATCACAGAAATCAAGATTTTATAGCTATtatagaaatgagagagagagagagagaaagagagagcgagagagagagagagaaagagagagagagagagaaattgtaaTGTATTTTCTCCCAGGAATGAAGAGTTCTTGCTAACCTCTATATCTCTCTGAAGGGTTTTCCTGGGGGGCTGGGGGCTCTGCGTACCAGACAGAAGGAGCCTGGGACAAGGATGGCAAGGGGATGAGCATCTGGGACGTGTTCGCCCACAAGAAGGGAAAGATCTTCCTCAACGACACCGCAGACCACTCCTGCGAAGGATACTACAAATTCAAGGTGAATAGACTGAATAGACAGTAGACACATTATCCCCGTgtagtcagaagtagtgcactgcaaAGTGAATAGACAGTATCCCAGTATCCCCGTGTAGTCAGAAGGAGTGCACTGCAAagtgaatagggagccatttgaggTTTGAGCCATATGGCtccgtctcaaatgacacccttgACATGACATCGTCAATATCTTCTAGGACGACATCACCTTGATGAAGGACATGAAGTTTAACCACTATCGTTTCTCCATCTCCTGGCCAAGGATATTTCCCAACGGAATCAAAAAGGTTAAATGTTTCATACCTCATAGTACAGATTCTCCACTGAACATACTTCATAGACCAGAATTCTCCACTGAACATACCTCTCATAGACCAGATTCTCCACTGAACATACTTCATAGACCAGATTCTCCACTGAACATACTTCATAGACAAGATTCTCNNNNNNNNNNNNNNNNNNNNNNNNNNNNNNNNNNNNNNNNNNNNNNNNNNNNNNNNNNNNNNNNNNNNNNNNNNNNNNNNNNNNNNNNNNNNNNNNNNNNNNNNNNNNNNNNNNNNNNNNNNNNNNNNNNNNNNNNNNNNNNNNNNNNNNNNNNNNNNNNNNNNNNNNNNNNNNNNNNNNNNNNNNNNNNNNNNNNNNNNNNNNNNNNNNNNNNNNNNNNNNNNNNNNNNNNNNNNNNNNNNNNNNNNNNNNNNNNNNNNNNNNNNNNNNNNNNNNNNNNNNNNNNNNNNNNNNNNNNNNNNNNNNNNNNNNNNNNNNNNNNNNNNNNNNNNNNNNNNNNNNNNNNNNNNNNNNNNNNNNNNNNNNNNNNNNNNNNNNNNNNNNNNNNNNNNNNNNNNNNNNNNNNNNNNNNNNNNNNNNNNNNNNNNNNNNNNNNNNNNNNNNNNNNNNNNNNNNNNNNNNNNNNNNNNNNNNNNNNNNNNNNNNNNNNNNNNNNNNNNNNNNNNNNNNNNNNNNNNNNNNNNNNNNNNNNNNNNNNNNNNNNNNNNNNNNNNNNNNNNNNNNNNNNNNNNNNNNNNNNNNNNNNNNNNNNNNNNNNN contains:
- the LOC111982261 gene encoding lactase-like protein, which translates into the protein MSLQRMLKLHYVLLLVLCVSXSEDFDWTKNERGSFYYGTFPTGFSWGAGGSAYQTEGAWDKDGKGMSIWDVFAHKKGKIFLNDTADHSCEGYYKFKDDITLMKDMKFNHYRFSISWPRIFPNGIKKVLV